The following proteins come from a genomic window of Gimesia chilikensis:
- the hemQ gene encoding hydrogen peroxide-dependent heme synthase, with translation MNRPPHTSAPLPDPTANMTEGWHCLHLYYRVDQGILNQLDQSTRDSGRRELAAILDPDQEDAPVRIQTSVVTGHKADLQVLIMDPDPIKIDGIKHAIRSCGVGPALIPTYSFVSLTEISEYVPTLEQYADKLKQEGTDPDSPAFQAKLKAYEGRLPAMNQQRVYPEFPDFPVCTFYPMNKSRVPGANWYMEPFSSRYHMMAEHGLSGMKFAGRVVQVITASTGFDDWEWGVTLWGRAPEPIKEIVYTMRFDKASAKYAEFGPFYLSYIMPPEEAIAHLKL, from the coding sequence GTGAATCGTCCTCCCCATACATCTGCTCCACTTCCTGATCCGACAGCAAACATGACGGAAGGCTGGCACTGCCTGCATCTTTATTACCGTGTCGATCAGGGAATCCTTAATCAGCTTGATCAGTCCACTCGCGACAGCGGTCGTCGGGAACTGGCAGCCATCCTGGACCCCGATCAGGAAGACGCTCCTGTACGGATTCAAACGTCTGTCGTTACCGGCCATAAAGCTGATCTGCAGGTATTGATCATGGATCCGGATCCGATCAAGATCGATGGCATTAAACATGCCATTCGATCCTGTGGGGTGGGTCCCGCGCTCATTCCCACCTATTCTTTTGTGTCGCTCACGGAGATCTCCGAATACGTTCCTACACTGGAACAGTATGCGGACAAACTCAAGCAGGAGGGAACTGATCCTGACAGCCCGGCATTCCAGGCGAAGCTCAAGGCTTACGAAGGACGTCTGCCAGCTATGAATCAACAGCGGGTGTATCCCGAATTTCCCGACTTCCCCGTCTGCACTTTCTACCCGATGAATAAATCACGGGTTCCCGGGGCGAACTGGTACATGGAGCCCTTCAGTAGCCGTTATCACATGATGGCAGAACACGGTCTGAGCGGCATGAAGTTCGCGGGGCGGGTCGTCCAGGTGATTACAGCGTCTACCGGCTTTGACGACTGGGAATGGGGGGTCACGCTGTGGGGCAGGGCACCAGAACCGATTAAAGAAATCGTGTACACGATGCGGTTCGACAAGGCCTCTGCCAAGTACGCCGAGTTCGGGCCCTTCTATCTCAGCTATATCATGCCCCCGGAAGAAGCAATCGCCCATCTCAAGCTCTGA
- a CDS encoding alpha/beta hydrolase family protein, whose protein sequence is MAHTSFRRTCLVLTLAGLFLQSTMTLAADKVQDRRKVLGPSQADQNLSDYFKLHAVRLADRSLADIKDLKTWEQKRKQYREQLFEMLGLSPLPPKTDLKPEITGKIESDGFIVENITFQSRPGLYVTGNLYRPLKQEGKVPAILYVCGHGGVKKNGISYGNKVHYQHHGEWFARNGYVCLTIDTLQLGEIEGLHHGTYREGMWWWLSRGYTPAGVEAWNCIRALDYLQSRPEVDGDKLGVTGRSGGGAYSWWIAALDERIKAAVPVAGITNLKNYVIDGAVEGHCDCMFMVNTYQWDYAQVAALVAPRPLLISNTDKDSIFPLDGVVDVYNSTMKIYELYGVPEHLGLQITEGPHKDTQELRIHAFRWFNHYLKGDDSLIEMAATKFHSPEELRVFKKLPADQKNAKIQESFVATAKPEVPQDSAEWHQMTENWKNLLLKKTFRAWPEKVDSNVKVETSHRDGLTLKTISFESQKHVPLKLFIVLPDYSKTVSEVTLNVLNQAEWEQFQSALAPLFSTKEDAKQSPEKASSLYKEMQQRVQQDQTALVFFTPRGVGLDQWNQDPRKQVQIRRRFYLLGQSLEGMQIWDIRQAIQQLKAQPEFKKANLTLKASGEAAALSLYASLFEQGISQLELSGMPASHQQGPALLNILRFLDLPQALSMAASRTPVILKQVDPQDWKYAIQVGKQMGWQEKQLRIEK, encoded by the coding sequence ATGGCTCACACATCCTTCCGACGAACTTGTCTCGTTTTGACCCTGGCCGGACTCTTCCTGCAATCCACCATGACGCTGGCAGCAGACAAAGTACAGGACCGCCGTAAAGTGCTCGGTCCCTCCCAGGCAGATCAAAACCTGAGCGACTACTTCAAGCTTCATGCAGTGCGTCTCGCTGATCGCAGTCTGGCTGACATCAAAGACCTCAAGACCTGGGAACAAAAGCGAAAGCAATATCGAGAGCAGCTGTTCGAAATGCTGGGACTTTCGCCGCTTCCCCCCAAAACAGATCTGAAACCAGAAATCACAGGTAAGATCGAGAGCGACGGATTCATCGTTGAAAACATCACGTTTCAGTCGCGTCCCGGGTTGTACGTTACCGGCAATCTCTATCGACCTCTCAAACAGGAAGGTAAGGTTCCCGCGATTCTGTATGTATGTGGGCACGGGGGCGTCAAAAAGAATGGCATCAGTTACGGAAACAAAGTGCATTACCAGCATCATGGCGAGTGGTTTGCCCGCAATGGTTATGTCTGCCTGACGATTGACACTCTGCAACTGGGTGAAATCGAAGGGCTGCACCATGGTACCTACAGGGAAGGCATGTGGTGGTGGCTCTCCCGGGGATACACGCCCGCTGGAGTAGAAGCCTGGAACTGTATTCGCGCTCTGGACTACCTGCAATCGCGTCCCGAAGTTGATGGAGATAAGCTCGGGGTCACTGGACGTTCCGGTGGGGGCGCTTACAGCTGGTGGATCGCAGCCCTGGACGAGCGCATCAAAGCAGCTGTTCCGGTAGCAGGCATTACGAATCTAAAGAATTATGTCATTGACGGGGCAGTCGAAGGACACTGCGACTGCATGTTCATGGTCAATACTTACCAGTGGGACTACGCCCAGGTCGCCGCCCTGGTGGCTCCCCGGCCCCTGTTGATTTCCAACACCGACAAAGACAGTATCTTCCCCCTGGATGGCGTGGTTGACGTCTATAACTCTACCATGAAGATTTATGAACTGTACGGTGTCCCGGAGCATCTCGGGCTGCAGATCACAGAAGGACCTCATAAGGATACCCAGGAACTGCGAATTCATGCGTTTCGCTGGTTCAACCATTATCTGAAAGGGGATGACTCCTTGATTGAGATGGCTGCCACGAAGTTTCACAGTCCTGAAGAATTACGTGTCTTCAAGAAACTGCCCGCAGATCAGAAAAATGCGAAAATCCAGGAATCGTTCGTCGCCACAGCCAAACCAGAGGTCCCGCAGGACTCGGCGGAATGGCACCAGATGACGGAAAATTGGAAAAACCTGCTGCTCAAAAAAACCTTCCGCGCCTGGCCGGAAAAGGTCGATTCGAACGTCAAGGTAGAAACCAGCCATCGTGATGGTCTTACTCTGAAAACTATTTCGTTTGAGAGTCAGAAACATGTCCCCCTGAAACTGTTCATCGTTCTGCCGGACTATTCAAAAACCGTCTCTGAAGTCACTCTGAATGTCTTAAATCAGGCAGAGTGGGAACAATTCCAGTCTGCACTCGCTCCCCTCTTTTCTACAAAAGAGGACGCAAAGCAGTCACCCGAGAAAGCTTCCTCACTCTATAAAGAGATGCAGCAGCGTGTGCAGCAGGATCAGACGGCCCTGGTTTTCTTCACTCCACGAGGCGTGGGACTGGATCAGTGGAATCAGGATCCACGTAAACAGGTTCAGATCCGCCGCCGCTTCTATCTGCTGGGGCAGTCACTCGAAGGGATGCAGATCTGGGATATCCGCCAGGCGATTCAGCAACTGAAGGCACAGCCGGAATTCAAAAAGGCAAATCTGACATTGAAGGCCAGCGGAGAAGCTGCTGCCCTCAGTCTGTATGCGTCACTGTTCGAACAAGGAATCAGTCAGCTGGAACTGTCCGGCATGCCGGCATCGCATCAGCAGGGGCCTGCACTCCTGAACATTCTACGATTCCTGGACCTGCCACAGGCTCTGAGCATGGCCGCCAGTCGCACGCCGGTCATACTCAAACAGGTTGATCCACAGGACTGGAAATATGCAATTCAGGTTGGCAAACAGATGGGCTGGCAGGAAAAACAGCTGCGAATCGAAAAATAA
- a CDS encoding AAA family ATPase, with protein sequence MSKQTNNLQTVLNKWLERDLTKEADTGKLSPVFLMDDLVCDVTDIINADRFPILYGGSGVGKSSVIHKLVALSAAGQGPEALQGTRILKLSFRRALASLKKEDQLRGEFQKLLDLLLETDENIVPFFSDMEILNDYYLQPLLQSYAYQTQRPLLAEGDRTSVEAMFENYPDLESHFVALKVDEPDLSTARQIVSHWSEYQQKTDRVRITETAQEEALLLSHRFLSRLNMPRKVLDLLNQVKVVRKKARKVNGRDVIDRFHQVHKVPLSLIDPAIKLELQQVRAHFAESVLGQDQAVDAVVRMIGTIKAGLSDIRRPLGAFLFAGPTGVGKTHIAQKLSEYLLGRPDSMVRLNMADFQTEVSALTLFGDPEAYALSKRQGLLTQRLQGQSFTVLLLDEFEKCAPPVLDRFMQLIDEGCFINGTGETVSCRSTVIIATTNAGAELYRKSLIGFADGVSSQLEMEQAMQRRLMEHFRFEFLNRFDEIVYFHALNAGHIRAIAACELGLLQDRIGLKRHRISIQPDRSILDWLALKGYDPYFGARFLRRTIERYVTPVIADVINSQSLEKGTTLELSFEGQQVVVRFARKQSDDSNREQTATFAGKPVAEKSLPGRKKERSTTAV encoded by the coding sequence ATGTCAAAACAGACAAACAATCTGCAAACAGTGCTGAATAAATGGCTCGAGCGTGATCTGACAAAAGAAGCAGATACGGGGAAACTCTCTCCGGTGTTTCTGATGGATGACCTGGTTTGCGATGTGACCGATATCATCAATGCAGACCGCTTCCCTATTTTGTATGGCGGGAGTGGTGTGGGAAAATCTTCGGTCATCCACAAGCTGGTAGCACTTTCAGCAGCTGGACAGGGGCCGGAAGCATTGCAGGGAACGCGGATTCTCAAACTCTCGTTTCGACGAGCCCTGGCCAGTCTCAAAAAAGAAGATCAGCTGCGCGGTGAATTTCAGAAACTGCTCGATCTGTTACTGGAAACAGATGAGAATATCGTTCCGTTTTTCTCTGACATGGAGATCCTGAACGACTATTATCTGCAGCCGTTATTACAGTCTTACGCCTATCAGACTCAGCGTCCCCTGCTGGCCGAAGGAGATCGGACCAGCGTGGAAGCGATGTTTGAAAACTATCCGGATCTGGAGAGCCACTTTGTCGCTCTGAAAGTTGATGAGCCGGACTTGTCAACGGCCCGACAGATTGTAAGCCACTGGTCTGAATATCAGCAAAAGACGGATCGGGTTCGGATTACGGAGACCGCACAGGAAGAAGCATTGCTGTTATCGCACCGTTTTCTCTCCCGGCTGAATATGCCTCGGAAGGTGCTGGATCTGTTGAACCAGGTCAAGGTCGTGCGGAAAAAGGCCCGAAAAGTCAATGGACGGGATGTCATTGATAGGTTTCACCAGGTACACAAGGTTCCGTTGTCCCTGATTGATCCCGCAATCAAGCTCGAACTGCAACAGGTACGAGCACACTTTGCTGAGTCTGTCCTGGGGCAGGATCAGGCTGTGGATGCGGTTGTGCGGATGATCGGTACGATTAAGGCGGGTTTGAGTGATATACGTCGTCCACTGGGAGCGTTCCTGTTCGCGGGACCGACGGGAGTGGGTAAAACGCATATCGCACAGAAACTGTCTGAATATCTGCTGGGACGGCCGGACAGCATGGTTCGGTTGAATATGGCAGATTTCCAGACGGAAGTATCTGCCTTGACTTTGTTCGGTGATCCGGAGGCGTATGCGTTATCCAAACGCCAGGGACTACTGACCCAGCGTCTGCAGGGGCAGTCATTCACGGTGCTGTTACTGGATGAATTTGAGAAGTGTGCGCCGCCTGTCCTGGACCGCTTTATGCAGTTAATCGATGAAGGCTGTTTCATTAATGGAACGGGCGAGACGGTTTCCTGCCGTTCGACTGTGATTATTGCCACCACGAACGCGGGAGCTGAGCTTTATCGTAAGAGTCTGATCGGTTTTGCAGACGGAGTGTCATCTCAATTAGAGATGGAACAGGCTATGCAGCGGCGGCTGATGGAACATTTCCGTTTCGAATTTTTGAATCGTTTTGACGAAATCGTGTATTTCCACGCGTTGAATGCGGGTCATATACGGGCAATTGCCGCTTGCGAGCTGGGTCTGTTACAGGATCGCATTGGTTTGAAGCGGCACCGGATTTCCATTCAGCCGGATCGGTCAATTCTGGACTGGCTGGCATTGAAAGGGTACGACCCTTACTTCGGTGCCCGTTTTTTAAGACGGACGATTGAGCGTTATGTCACCCCCGTGATTGCGGATGTGATTAACTCTCAATCATTGGAAAAAGGGACTACACTCGAACTCTCATTCGAGGGACAGCAGGTCGTGGTCCGTTTTGCCAGGAAACAGTCTGATGATTCGAACCGGGAGCAGACTGCCACGTTTGCGGGAAAACCCGTGGCTGAAAAGTCTTTGCCTGGTCGCAAGAAGGAACGATCGACTACAGCGGTCTGA
- a CDS encoding YdjY domain-containing protein codes for MKYSFKKLFPMLLVLPILIGNISSRAAEPVQETATDSKTAKPVKQVPKDSEEKLVPLNPQKTVLLDLEHKKLFLKTHVCLVEGVLEMLCCKKQTKEHESILSIDSPAKAIHAGLLAIGAKAGTPVQFTPKFKPPTGQKLNLILEWKDKAGKTHREEAQKWVRTSTSRYFTAKLDQLPPGVVIDRKTELRYDDKYKELIWFGEMTKEERDQFLAKSDNKTYQAAIKDFYEKTRPRLMEADWVFAGSGFSVDEMTGEKYYHAESGDLICVANFPTATIDVSIESSASGEGNLLFEANKAKIPPRGTPVTIEISIAQEKKPAKEKSAD; via the coding sequence ATGAAGTATTCGTTTAAAAAACTCTTCCCTATGTTATTGGTGTTGCCGATTCTCATTGGGAATATTTCTTCACGCGCCGCGGAACCGGTTCAGGAAACAGCGACTGATTCCAAGACTGCGAAACCCGTGAAACAGGTCCCAAAGGATTCCGAGGAGAAACTGGTTCCTCTGAATCCCCAGAAGACAGTGTTGCTGGATCTGGAACACAAGAAATTGTTCTTGAAAACACACGTCTGTCTGGTCGAAGGCGTATTGGAGATGCTCTGTTGTAAGAAACAGACCAAAGAACACGAGTCTATTTTATCCATCGATTCTCCTGCAAAAGCGATACACGCTGGACTGTTGGCGATTGGTGCGAAGGCAGGGACTCCGGTCCAGTTCACTCCCAAGTTTAAACCTCCGACCGGGCAGAAACTGAATCTGATTCTGGAATGGAAAGACAAAGCAGGCAAAACGCATCGCGAAGAGGCACAGAAGTGGGTACGTACTTCGACTTCCCGTTACTTCACGGCGAAACTGGATCAATTACCTCCTGGTGTGGTCATCGACAGAAAAACCGAACTACGGTACGACGACAAATACAAAGAATTGATCTGGTTCGGTGAGATGACCAAAGAAGAACGGGACCAGTTCCTGGCGAAATCAGATAACAAGACATATCAGGCAGCGATCAAAGATTTCTACGAAAAGACCCGTCCGCGGTTGATGGAGGCTGACTGGGTTTTCGCTGGCAGCGGTTTCTCCGTCGATGAGATGACCGGTGAAAAATACTATCACGCAGAGAGTGGTGACCTGATCTGTGTTGCCAATTTTCCGACCGCCACTATTGATGTCAGTATTGAAAGCTCTGCCTCTGGTGAAGGAAATCTGCTGTTTGAGGCGAATAAGGCCAAGATCCCACCGCGGGGGACTCCTGTGACAATTGAAATTTCGATTGCCCAGGAGAAGAAGCCCGCTAAAGAGAAATCAGCTGATTAG
- a CDS encoding alpha/beta fold hydrolase, whose amino-acid sequence MIEPFIQEFVASDNYRLQGRVWSPEAEDIKGAIVVLHGIQSHSGWYEASCQQLCESGYQIYFFDRRGSGLNREQRGDTLHWQRLVQDTVQILSQVRFQQSSSGKAAPVILQAMSWGAKLAAVVATRRPDLIDGLALLYPGIKARVRPNPFQKFQLNLADKLGVRQKRVAIPLSDPALFTGDVGWQNFIRHDPLALHKVTVSFLLANRELDRLADQAAEQIECPVFCQLAGQDQIIDNRATEVWLDRVRSVEKRYISYPAARHTLEFEPQREQIVADYADWLAEICSSGEI is encoded by the coding sequence ATGATAGAACCCTTCATTCAGGAATTTGTTGCCTCTGATAATTACCGGCTGCAGGGGCGCGTCTGGAGCCCCGAGGCGGAGGACATCAAAGGGGCTATAGTCGTACTCCACGGAATCCAGAGTCATTCCGGCTGGTATGAAGCCTCCTGTCAACAGCTTTGTGAGAGTGGTTATCAGATCTATTTTTTTGATCGCCGTGGATCGGGGCTGAATCGAGAACAGCGTGGCGATACCCTTCACTGGCAACGACTGGTGCAGGATACCGTACAGATTTTATCACAGGTTCGATTCCAGCAGTCCTCGTCAGGGAAAGCTGCGCCTGTGATTTTGCAGGCGATGAGCTGGGGGGCAAAACTGGCGGCGGTCGTGGCGACTCGACGACCTGACCTGATAGATGGACTGGCTTTACTCTATCCGGGGATTAAAGCACGCGTCCGCCCGAATCCCTTCCAGAAGTTTCAGCTGAATCTGGCTGACAAGTTGGGAGTGAGGCAGAAGCGGGTCGCGATTCCGCTTAGTGATCCGGCATTGTTTACGGGAGACGTCGGCTGGCAGAATTTTATTCGTCATGATCCTCTGGCACTGCATAAGGTCACCGTTTCGTTTTTACTGGCTAACCGGGAACTGGATCGACTGGCAGACCAGGCCGCGGAGCAGATTGAATGTCCGGTGTTCTGTCAATTGGCGGGACAGGATCAGATCATCGATAACAGGGCTACCGAAGTCTGGCTGGACCGTGTCAGATCGGTGGAGAAGCGATATATTTCCTATCCTGCTGCACGTCATACTCTCGAATTTGAGCCGCAGCGCGAGCAGATTGTGGCAGATTACGCTGACTGGCTGGCAGAAATCTGTTCTTCTGGTGAGATCTGA
- a CDS encoding DUF1571 domain-containing protein: MMRMLKHRSKQQLPNMLASAILSAAIGVLYFSYDPSPADADPNDMAVVAARPIPVPVIAYKPTEFSESNQEIKQDGQAQTQQQPGTLTGRMALLMNQLLLEKGCRLLDSVSDYTTTFSKQEYVGGALTENQVINLKCRHKPFSVYMKWVVGDKGQELLYVDGENDQKMLVKMGGLKGRLMPTLKLDPHGSLAMQESRYPITKAGIRALAEEIIGFRKKDLAENLNTECVMLSNQKFDGKDCYCFIAHFANAKESPTYRKSVIYIDQESCLPVFVRGFGWPREEIASASPEELDEQTLIESYSFTDINLKSELATADFSESNSDYRFRR, translated from the coding sequence ATGATGCGCATGCTTAAACACAGGTCCAAACAACAACTCCCGAACATGCTGGCTTCCGCCATTCTGTCTGCTGCGATTGGTGTGTTGTATTTCAGTTACGATCCATCTCCGGCTGACGCCGATCCCAACGATATGGCTGTGGTCGCTGCCCGACCGATTCCAGTTCCGGTGATTGCTTATAAACCAACGGAATTTTCAGAATCCAATCAGGAAATTAAACAGGATGGTCAGGCACAGACTCAGCAGCAGCCAGGTACGTTAACCGGACGGATGGCTCTACTGATGAATCAGTTGTTGCTGGAAAAAGGCTGCCGTCTGTTGGATTCCGTCTCAGATTACACAACCACTTTCTCAAAGCAGGAATACGTGGGCGGTGCCCTCACCGAGAACCAGGTTATTAACCTGAAATGTCGCCACAAACCCTTCAGCGTTTATATGAAGTGGGTTGTGGGAGACAAAGGCCAGGAGCTGCTTTACGTTGATGGTGAAAATGATCAGAAAATGCTGGTCAAGATGGGCGGTCTGAAAGGTCGTCTGATGCCTACGCTGAAACTGGATCCCCACGGATCGCTGGCTATGCAGGAATCACGTTATCCTATTACCAAGGCCGGTATCCGAGCATTGGCCGAAGAAATCATTGGCTTTCGTAAGAAAGACCTCGCTGAGAATCTGAATACCGAATGTGTGATGCTCAGTAACCAGAAATTTGATGGTAAAGATTGCTACTGCTTTATCGCTCACTTTGCGAATGCAAAAGAATCACCGACCTATCGTAAGTCAGTGATTTATATTGATCAGGAATCCTGCCTGCCTGTATTCGTTCGTGGATTTGGCTGGCCACGGGAAGAAATAGCTTCTGCCTCTCCCGAAGAACTGGATGAACAGACCCTGATTGAGTCCTATTCATTTACTGATATCAATCTGAAATCAGAGCTGGCAACAGCTGATTTCAGCGAATCCAACTCTGATTATCGCTTCCGCCGCTAA
- a CDS encoding macro domain-containing protein has translation MIVQFGSARIELVLGDITTQRVDAIVNAANAMLAGGGGVDGAIHDASGPEVMNELKRRYPDGCPTGSAVGTSAGNLRAKYIFHAVGPIWRGGGNQEKDLLESAYQTCLSLGEKLQCRSLAFPSISTGVYGYPVDLAAETALRTVATRLEATSQLELVKFVLFDQGTFGGYARVLETMLV, from the coding sequence ATGATCGTACAGTTTGGATCTGCCCGGATTGAGCTGGTTCTGGGAGATATTACGACACAGCGCGTGGATGCGATCGTCAATGCCGCAAATGCGATGTTGGCGGGGGGCGGAGGCGTGGATGGAGCAATCCATGATGCTTCTGGGCCGGAAGTAATGAATGAGCTCAAGCGTCGTTACCCGGATGGATGCCCGACGGGAAGTGCCGTTGGGACGTCCGCTGGAAACCTGCGGGCAAAATACATTTTTCATGCGGTAGGCCCCATCTGGCGGGGAGGTGGAAATCAGGAGAAGGATCTACTGGAGTCTGCCTATCAGACCTGTCTTTCCCTGGGGGAAAAACTGCAGTGTCGGAGCCTGGCGTTTCCTTCTATCAGTACCGGAGTTTATGGCTATCCCGTTGATCTAGCGGCAGAAACGGCACTACGGACGGTAGCAACGCGTCTGGAAGCGACCAGTCAACTGGAGTTGGTGAAATTTGTTCTCTTTGATCAGGGGACGTTTGGTGGCTATGCCCGGGTTTTAGAAACCATGCTTGTCTGA
- a CDS encoding sugar phosphate isomerase/epimerase family protein encodes MKLDLSCGRIGVKADQRQAIDYAHKYGFEAVVPDAGYLGKLTDSQLDELNSELKSKKLVFSAAGMPVDFRNDESKFQQGLQALPAYASSLQRAGVTRTGTWLMPTHAELTYNANFKRHAKRLKAVTQILADHGLRFGLEYVGPKTLWSSKKYPFIHSLPETQELIAAIDVKGAGLILDSWHWYTAHETQDDILALTNDQIVAVDLNDAPKGLEIDEQIDQKRELPMATGVIDLATFLNSLNEIRYDGPVRAEPFNAALRAMPGDQAVATTAKAMKKAFALIS; translated from the coding sequence ATGAAACTTGACCTCTCCTGCGGGCGGATTGGAGTGAAAGCAGATCAGAGACAGGCCATTGATTATGCACACAAATATGGCTTTGAAGCCGTCGTACCTGATGCCGGGTATCTGGGAAAACTCACCGACAGTCAACTGGACGAATTAAATTCAGAACTCAAGAGCAAAAAACTGGTTTTCAGTGCCGCGGGGATGCCCGTCGATTTTCGCAACGATGAGTCTAAATTCCAGCAGGGATTACAGGCGCTTCCCGCCTACGCATCCTCACTTCAACGGGCTGGTGTCACTCGCACAGGCACCTGGCTGATGCCTACGCATGCAGAACTGACCTATAACGCCAACTTCAAACGTCACGCCAAACGCCTGAAAGCGGTCACACAGATTCTGGCAGACCATGGCCTCCGATTCGGGCTGGAATATGTTGGCCCGAAAACTCTCTGGTCCAGTAAAAAATACCCGTTCATTCACTCCCTGCCCGAAACCCAGGAACTGATTGCCGCGATTGACGTCAAAGGGGCAGGACTGATTCTGGACAGTTGGCACTGGTACACGGCACATGAAACGCAGGATGATATCCTGGCACTGACCAACGACCAGATCGTTGCCGTTGATCTGAACGACGCTCCGAAAGGGCTTGAAATCGATGAGCAGATTGATCAGAAACGTGAATTGCCCATGGCGACCGGCGTGATCGATCTGGCCACATTCCTCAATTCCCTGAACGAAATTCGCTACGATGGCCCTGTGAGAGCAGAACCTTTCAACGCAGCACTCCGCGCAATGCCCGGCGATCAGGCCGTCGCCACTACAGCTAAGGCGATGAAGAAAGCTTTTGCTCTAATCAGCTGA